A region of Gracilinanus agilis isolate LMUSP501 chromosome 3, AgileGrace, whole genome shotgun sequence DNA encodes the following proteins:
- the LOC123240682 gene encoding zinc finger protein 135-like has product MQLKRLSVIIQSSLTTRKFKMERNIMNVMSVRIHTGEKPYECNECGKSFRQKSSLVAHQGIHTGEKPYECHQCEKTFRCRSSLAQHQRIHSAEKPYECNQCGKSFRCNSKLALHQRIHTGEKPYECNQCGKNFRQSSSLAEHRRIHTGEKPYECKQCGKTFTQSSSLALHQRIHTGGKPYECNQCGKTFTNTSNLAEHQRIHTGEKPYECNQCGKSFRQSSSLTEHQRIHTGEKPYKCNQCGKCFRQSSSLTEHQRIHTGEKPYKCNQCGKTFRHSSSLANHQRIHTGEKPYKPYECNQCEKTFRCNSGLAKHQRIHTGEKPYECKQCGKSFRQSSNLAEHKRIHTGEKPYECNQCGKAFRFNSKLVLHQRIHTGEKPYECDDCGKTFRDRSSLIIHQTIHTGEKPHE; this is encoded by the exons ATGCAGTTGAAGAGACTTTCAGTCATAATTCAGAGCTCACTGACCACcagaaaattcaaaatggaaagGAACATTATGAATGTAATGAGTGTG agaatccacactggagagaaaccttatgagtgtaatgaatgtggaaagagTTTTAGACAGAAGTCCAGTCTTGTTGCACATCAgggaatccacactggagagaaaccctatgaatgtcaTCAATGTGAAAAGACTTTCAGATGCAGGTCTAGTCTTgctcaacatcagagaatccacagtgcagaaaaaccttatgaatgtaatcagtgtggaaagtcGTTCAGATGCaactccaaacttgctctacatcagagaattcacactggagagaaaccttacgaatgtaatcagtgtggaaagaattttagacagagctccagtcttgctgAACATcggagaatccacactggagagaaaccttatgaatgtaaacaatgtggaaagactttcacacagaGTTCCAGTCTTgctctacatcagagaatccacactggagggaaaccttatgaatgtaatcaatgtggaaagactttcacaaaCACATCCAATCTagctgaacatcagagaatccatactggagagaaaccttatgaatgcaatcaatgtggaaagagtTTTAGGCAGAGCTCTAGTCTTAcagaacatcagagaatccacactggagaaaaaccttataagtgtaatcagtgtggaaagtgtttcagaCAGAGCTCCAGTCTTACAGAACATCAGAGAATACACACTGGAGAAAagccttataaatgtaatcaatgtggaaagactttcagacaCAGCTCTAGTCTTGCtaatcatcagagaatccatactggagaaaaaccttat aaaccttatgagtgtaatCAATGTGAAAAGACGTTCAGATGCAATTCTGGTCTTGctaaacatcaaagaatccacactggagaaaaaccttatgagtgtaaacagtgtggaaagagtTTTAGACAGAGCTCCAATCTTGCTGAACAcaagagaattcacactggagaaaaaccttatgaatgtaatcaatgtggaaaggctttcagattCAACTCCAAACTTGtcctacatcagagaatccacactggagagaaaccctatgaatgtgaTGACTGTGGCAAAACTTTTAGGGACCGCTCATCTCTTATTATTCATCAGaccatccacactggagagaaacctcatgaat AG